One Calditrichota bacterium genomic window, CATCATGACAGTGTGGGGCAGGGGTATTGTTGGTGGGATTTGCGGAACAAGGAGGGTTTGCCGGTGGCGTATGGGTTGTACCTGTATGTGGTGGAGACGCCGGAGGGCAGGACCCACCGGGGCAAGTTTGCCGTGGTGAGGTAGGGAGAGTCGCCTCTCGTGCGAGGGCCTCGGCGTCAGTGAGGCCGAGCGCGGGCTGGGGAAAATGCTCTTTCTTCAGGAGGGCACTGGCAATGAGAAAGGTGTGTCTGCTCCTCATACTGGGCGGTATTGCTTCCTTCGGCGCGGCCCAGGAAATCAGTCGCGTCGGCACCTCGGCGGCGCAATTCCTGAAGCTGGGCGCCGGAGCACGCGCAGCAGCGTTGGGGGATGCCTTTGTCGCCTTTTCCGGGGACGTGAGCAGCCTCTATTGGAACCCCGCAGGGGCCGCGGCCGTGCAACACCGTACCTTGCAGGTCTCCTATAACGATCTCTACCTCGATTTGCACTACGGTTTCGTGGGCTACATCGAGCCTTTGGGTCCATATGGCGCCCTCGGGGTACACGCCTGTTATCTGCACGCCGGCGATATTGAGATTACGACCCTGCAGCAGCCCAACGGGACCGGGGAATTCTACGGCGTACACAGCTTGGCCTTGGGCCTCAGCTACGCCCGCGCCCTCACTGACCGTTTGGCGGTCGGCATCACGGGCAAGTTTGTGCAGGAAGGCATCTACAATGAGACAGCGCATGCTCTGGCCTTCGACGGCGGCATGCAGTTCGCCACTGGATTGTTCGGCACCACCTTGGGGGTATGCCTGTCCAACTTTGGCGGGAAACTTCAGATGTACGGGGAAGACCTCTTGGTGGATGTGACCCCTGTGCCAGGCGAAGGCACTGGTGGCCAGTATCAGCTGCGTACGGAGAGGTGGCCCTTGCCGGCCGCGATCCGCTTGGGCGCGATGAGCGAACTGGTGGGCCCGGCCGGACAACTGCTGGCGCGCGCCGACCACAAGCTGCTGGTGGGCGCAGACCTGGTGGACGCCAATGACGCGCCCATCAGAGCCAATTTCGGTGCGGAGTACCTTTGGCGGCAGACGCTCGCCTTCCGCCTCGGCTATCATTACGGCTACGACACGCCGCGCCTCAGCTTGGGTGGCGGTCTGCTCTACCGCTTGAGCACCTGGACCCTGCAGTTCGACTATGCCTATGTCGACCATAAGGATCTGGGGGGCACAAACCGGTTCACTATGGGAGTGGCCTTTTGAAAAGCATGCGCACATGGCTGGTGTTGACGCTGCCGGTGGCGTTGGCCTTGGCGTGCGAGGAAAAGATCCCGGAAGGGCCGCCCCGGAGTGAGGTGCTGAAGGCTCACCTCCGCACCACGCTCGGGCAGACCGCTTTCCCGCAGCCGCCGGACTTTGAAGACCGCTATAAAATGGATAAAGTGCCTGCGGAGGAGATGGAACTGCTCAGGCAATGGCAGATCTTCTTCCGCATAGCCGTAGAAAACGTGTTCGACGAAACCATCGATGGCACCAAGTGGATAAAGGTCACCTTGCGCATCTGGCCACGCGACGGAGGGGGGTGGAGTAAGACGCTCACCTATGCGGATACCACCGGCAACGAGAGCCTGGTCATTCACCCTGGATACACCTACGTGCTGTTCACGGAAGATAAGCTCATCTGGGACCAGACGGACGAGCACGGTAAGTCCATCCATCGGTATGAGCCCTATCAGCTGACTATCATCCTCAGCAGGATGGTGGACCGCATAATGTACGATCCAGAGACGCGAGAGAAAAAGGTCGTGCCGTGGATCTATTGCCGCACCCTCCGCACCGTGACCCTGGACTCACTGGTCGCCTTCGACCCGCCGGTGGCAGTGAGGGCCAAGGCCAGTGTGCAGCTTTTCCGCGAATTCCCGGCCATCGAGACCGACGAACTGGAGGTGAGGATCTTCTACCTGTTTCCCCACGGCATGACGCCGAAGTACTCCTGTGCCGAGGGGCCGGCTTCGGCAGGAGGATGAGATGCGCAGACTTTGCCTCTTGCTTGCAACGCTGCTGGTGCTCCCGGGAGCCCGGCTTCTTGCAGGGACCACTGGGACACTCACCGGCACGGTGGTGGACAAGACTACCAAGGAACCCCTCGTGGGGGTCAACGTGGTCCTGGTGGGCACGCGCTATGGCGCGGCTACCAACAGCGAAGGCCGTTTCTTCGTCTATCACCTGCCCGCGGGGACTTATGCCGTGCGGGTGAGCATGATCGGCTATGTGCCCTGCGAGGTGCGTGACGTGCGCATCATCATGGACCTGAAGACGACGCTTGAGGTGGAGCTTGAACCGCAAGTCCTTGACCTCGGCCAGGTGATTGTGGCTACGGCCGAGCGGCCCCTCATTCAGCGGGACGTGACCGGGAGCACGCACCTGGTGGCCGGCTCCAAGTTAGACGACCTGCCGGTGGACTCTTTCCGTGACCTGCTCATGCTGCAGCCGGGCGTGACCGCTGACGGACACATCCGCGGCGGCAGGGACACCGAGGTGCTCTACCTTGTCGACGGCCTGCCCATTCAGGACGCCATGATGGGCGGCCAGAGTAGCGACTTGCCCAACGCCTCGGTAGTTGAGCTGACCGTGCAGACGGGCGGATTCAACGCCGAGTACGGCAACGCCATGTCCGGCATCGTGAACGTCGTCACCAAGAGCGGGAGCGATCATTTTCAGGCCTGGCTGCGCGCGCTGGACGACCGTCTGGGCATCGAGGAATCCAACCATTTGCGCGAGTATGAGGTATTGGCCTCCGGCCCCCTGAAGAGGGAGCGCGCAACTTATTTCGTCAGTTCCAACCTGCGCCTGTCAGACACGCGTTGGTGGCAGGACATGGTGCCGGTATTTGGCTCGCCCATCGAGAAGAACCTCAACTTAGTCGCGAAGGTGAATGCCGACGTGACCCGTGATCTGCGCACCGTCTGCCAGCTTCTCTACTCGGACTGGGATTGGCACGACTACGAATACCGTTGGCGGTACAACCTGGCTGGCCTTCCCCCGCGCTGGAAGCAGTCCTATCGCGTCAGCGCCACCCTGACCCACACGCCTAAGAAGTGGCTTTTCTACACCCTGAACTTGGGACGCTATTTCGTGCACCATCGCATGGGGCAGGGGGACAAGAGCCAGGTGGACCCGTCGCAGGCATTTCAGTACGAGCTACCATGGTACTACTTCATCATCTCCGGCAGACGACTCTGGTGGCAGGAGGCGCGGCAGACGACCTATGTGGCAAAAGCCGACCTCACCGCGCAGCTCGGGGAAATTCACCAGGTCAAATGTGGGGGCGAGCTGCAGTACTTTGACTTGTACAACGACTTGGTTAAGTATGAACCGCAAAAGACCTTCTGGGGTCGTCCGCTGATTGACCGCCCGCTCTTGAATTTCAGCAGCACGTATCGCTATCGGCCGTGGCAGGCGGCCCTTTATGCACAGGACAAGATCGACAATGGCCTCTTTGTGGCCAACATCGGCCTGCGCTACGACGTGCTCAATCCCCGCGCCGAACGCCCGGTGGTCGAATGGATTCCGGTCACGCAGGAGGAGTTTCGCCAGGAGGTGAAGGCCTGGGTCCCTGCTTCGCTCAAGCACCAGCTCTCGCCGCGCCTTGGCCTTTCTTTTCCGGTGGGCAGCTCGGGGTTTTTCTTCGTCAACTTTGGCTACTTCTTTCAGGTGCCACTCTTCGACTATATGTACACTGGCCTTCATTTTGACCTGAAAAAGGGGATTCGCCTTCTGTACGGCAATCCCGACCTGAAGCCAGAACGCACCAAGGCCTACGAGTTTAGCTACAAGCACACCCTGTGGCAGGACGTGCTCGTGTCACTGACCTATTTCCAGAAGGAGATGAGCGGGTTGGTGGACACCAAGACCTTCCTGGCCACCGATTCCAAAGCAGAAGACGATGGATTCACGCAGTATGTGAATCTGCCTGCGGCCCGCTCTTCCGGCCTGGAGGTGGTCGCAGAAAAGCGCTACAGTGCCTATTGTTCCGGCAAGGTTAGCTACACTTACATGCTGGCACGCGGCTACAGCGGGAACGCGCAGCAGGGGCTGAACTACTTCATGTGGGGCTTCGAGGTTCCCAATCAGGAGTACTATCTGAGCTGGGACCAGCGGCACACGCTGGTGGTGGAGGGATTTGTGGGCAAACCGCGCCGCTGGGGTGTCAATGTCGTCTGGCGCTGGAACTCGCCGCGCCCGTACACCTACTACCCCTCGCGCACCGGCATCCTGCCGGACCTCACCACGAAACTCATCCCCAACAACAGGCGGATGAGCAAAGTCGCCTACCTCGACGTCAAGTTCTCCACAGACCTGCGTCTGGCTGGGTGGGTGACTTTGAGTTGCTATCTGGACGTGCGCAACATTTTAGACCGCGCCAACATCCTGTGGGTGGCCTCCGATGGCAAGCCGGGCGGCGAGCTGGGCGACCCTTCCGCCTGGGATGTTGGCCGGCGCGTCAATCTCGGCGTGCGCCTGGTGTTCGGGACACAGGGATAGGTGGCGGGGCCATAGGAGCGCTGGAGGGGCAGTGGCACTGCGCCACGCGTCAACGACGAACCGCCGACGTGCTCACATGGGGTTGGATGTTGGCCACAATGGCCCTCTCGGTGCCGTTCTGTGAGAAGGCTCCCAGCAGGAGAGTTCCGGCTGGCACGTTGGCACAGTGTGTTCAGTGGTGGTGCCTGCCGCACGCAGTTTGTTGCTAGTCGTGAGATAGTCGCATTGGCTGCGCGAAGCAGGCGCCGCTCTATCTTTGCAGCCAGGCCATAAACTCCTCCAGAGCCAGGCAGTTCAGCACATCCTGCGGTTCCAGCCAGCCGCGACGAGCCGTTGCCACCCCGTAGGCCATCCACTCCAAGTTACCCGTTCGATGCGCGTCGGTGGAAATAGCGACCTTGACCCCCTTCTCCTTTGCCTTGCGACAGTTGAGGTCGGAAAGGTCTAGCCGCTCCGGATAGGCGTTCAGTTCCAATACCTTGTTGCAGGCGCGGCAGGCCTCGATGAGGGCATCCACGTCCACTTGGTACGCCTCTCGCCGTCCGATCAGCCTGCCGGTGGGATGGGCGATGATGTCCACCACCGGGTTTTCGATGGCGCGCACGATGCGCCGAGTCATCTCCTCTGCGCTCAGATTGAAGCGGGTGTGGACGGCGGCCACCACAATGTCCAATCGGGCCAGGAGGTCATCCGGCAGGTCAAGCGTGCCGTCCGGCTTGATGTCCACCTCGATGCCCTTGAGGATGCGGAAGGGATTTCCTGCGGCGGCCAGGCGTTGGTTGAGGCTGTCGATTTCGGCCATTTGCGCCAGCAGGCGCTCTGGTGTCAGGCCGTTGGTGATGCCCACGGTGGGCGAGTGGTCACACACGGCGAGGTACGTGTAGCCCTTCGCCTGGGCAGCTGCGGCCATGTCGGCAATCGTGTCCGCCCCGTCGGTCCAATTGGTGTGGACGTGGAGGTCGCCGCGCAGGTCCTGGTGACTCACCAGATGGGGCAGACGTCCCTGCGCGGCCGCCTCGATCTCGCCCTGGTCTTCGCGCAGCTCCGGAGGTATCCATGGCAGGCCCACAGCGGCGAACACCTCCTCTTCGCTTGCCCCTCCCACCAGCTCTTCGCCCTTGAACACGCCGTACTCGTTGATCTTCAGTCCCCTGTCCACGCCCAAAGAGCGGATGTGGATGTTGTGCGCCTTGGAACCGGTGAAGTAGTGCTGCGCCGCACCAAAGCTTTCGGGCGGCACCACGCGCAAGTCCACTTGAAAGCCATCCTTGGTCAGGACGCTGGACTTGGTGCTTCCTTTGCTCAGCACCTTCTCGACCTGAGGCAGGTGGGTGAAGGCTTCCATGACCGGCTCAGGTTGGGAGGAGGCCACGAGAACGTCCACGTCGGCCACCGTCTCCTTCATGCGCCGCAGGGAGCCGGCAAGCGAGGCCTGCTGCACCTCGTTGACTTGCTGCAGGCTCTCCACGATGGCCTTTGCCTGGGGTAAAACATAGCCGAGGGGCAGACGCTCCTGGAACCTGAGAACCTGTTGAATGCCTTCCAAGATTTTTTGCTCGGACTTTTCTCCCAAGCCAGGAAGGCCGCGCAGTTTTCCCTGCTCGGCAGCTTCCTTGAGCTGCTCGATGGTGCTGACACCCAACTCATCGTAGACCAAGCGCACATGCTTGGGCCCCATGCCGGGGATGCGCAGTAGGTCGGTGAGCTTGGCGTAGGGCGACTGTTTGAGCTCTTCGTAGTAGCGGAGCGTGCCAGTGGTCAGCAGCTCGTGAATCTTTTTGGCGATTGCCTCGCCGATGCCCGGCAGCTCGCGGAGTTGTGCCGGGTCGCTCATGGTGCTCACTTCGTAGGTGAGTCCGTCAAGTGTTTGCGCAGCGCGGACGTAGGCGCGGACCTTGAAGGGGTTTTCCCCCTGAATGTCGAGGATGTCGGCAATGTGCAACAGGATCCGCGCGATCTCCTGATTGGTCATAGCCACCTCCTGGTGCCAGGCCAGCCCTCTCTCGGCCTTGGCGCGCGGTGTTCGCCTGTTTGGCCCCAGCTAAAGCGTGGCCTGGCGATGTATTATTCGCCCCGAGGGGGCAAAGCCACTTGTGCCAAGTAGACGGCGGTCTTCTCCTCGTGGGATGAATAGTAGCTGACCCAGAGCCTCTTCTTGTGCCAGACCAGTCCCGGGTAGCTGGTATCGCCGCCGGAGGGGAGCGTCAGGAACTCTTCCAACGTGCCCCGCTGCGGGTCGATCCAGCAGAGGGCAGTGCGCATGCGCTCGTCATAAAGGCGCACGGCAGCCAGCAGGCGTCCGTCAGGGAGGCGCACCATGCAAGGCCCGCCGATGCGCACGCCGAGCGGCAACCAGCGCCACTGAGTGTACGGCGGCCCGGCGACGCCCAGCAGCCCCTGTTCTGGGTCGCGCCGCAGCAGGCAGAGCATGGTGTCGCCGTCGACGAAAACGAGCGACGACTCGTTGGCGTAGTCGAGGTCGTAGACTCTGGCCACCAACGTCGTAAACGTTCTGCCATCGTGGCTCAGGTACAATCTGGTGTTGTGCTCTGGGCCGCACGAGTAGCCAATGCCATAGCAAGTGTCGTTGTGCCAGGTCACCCGCCACAGCCAGTAGTTAGGGTCCGCGACCTCTGTCGGACCGCTCCAGTGGTGCCCGTCGCGAGAGAACCAGACGAGCGACGCGAAACTCGCCGGCTCTGTCCCGCGTCGCGCGCCCGCGATGAGCATGAGCGACCCATCGGGCGTGACGGAGAATTTGCCATCGCGGAGGTCTGCCTCCGGTACGTTCAGCAAGGCCGCAGGACGCCAGCGGCGGGCGTTCTTGGAGTGGAGGACGCGCAGGACACCGTCAAAAGAGATGTGGTCTTGCCCTTCTCGGCAGAGGCAGAACCACTGGCCGCGGAAGCGAATGAGGTCCGTGAACGCGTTGTGCGGCGCTTTGTCCCAGATGCGCTCTACGCGGAGCAATTGCGCCCCGGCTTGCGGCTCAGACCCTTTTGGGTGACATCCCAAGACAAGGAAACACAAAGCTGCGGCGGCGACCAGGGGGGAACGAAAGAGCCGCGTCATTGCACCTCCGGACTTGCTTCAGTGATGAACTCGCCTAGTTCGTAGAGCCGACCTCTGCGCAATATTATGCATTCTGCGGCTGAAAATCAAGAGAAATGGCCGGGCAACGGACCCTGGCGAGGCAAAAAGGTGTTGACAATGTTGCTGTAATGGCGTATCTTTTCAGCGAAGACATCGCAGAGGCAGCGGTGATGTATGTGGAGGGGCGTGATCGGCATGCGGTCTCTGGTCAGCATCAGCCTTCTGCTGGTGGCGGTGGGTGCGGTGGCTGGGCAGTCCCTTCCTGGCACTCCTGAGCTTCGCCTGCTCTTTGCCTTTGGCAGCGAAGGCGACCAACCTGGACAGTTCCGCAATCCCATGGGCATTGCCGTCGACCTGGAGGGCAACGTCTACGTCGCCGACACCGGCAATAATCGCATCCAGAAGTTCGATGGCAACGGT contains:
- a CDS encoding PorV/PorQ family protein, whose amino-acid sequence is MRKVCLLLILGGIASFGAAQEISRVGTSAAQFLKLGAGARAAALGDAFVAFSGDVSSLYWNPAGAAAVQHRTLQVSYNDLYLDLHYGFVGYIEPLGPYGALGVHACYLHAGDIEITTLQQPNGTGEFYGVHSLALGLSYARALTDRLAVGITGKFVQEGIYNETAHALAFDGGMQFATGLFGTTLGVCLSNFGGKLQMYGEDLLVDVTPVPGEGTGGQYQLRTERWPLPAAIRLGAMSELVGPAGQLLARADHKLLVGADLVDANDAPIRANFGAEYLWRQTLAFRLGYHYGYDTPRLSLGGGLLYRLSTWTLQFDYAYVDHKDLGGTNRFTMGVAF
- a CDS encoding TonB-dependent receptor; protein product: MRRLCLLLATLLVLPGARLLAGTTGTLTGTVVDKTTKEPLVGVNVVLVGTRYGAATNSEGRFFVYHLPAGTYAVRVSMIGYVPCEVRDVRIIMDLKTTLEVELEPQVLDLGQVIVATAERPLIQRDVTGSTHLVAGSKLDDLPVDSFRDLLMLQPGVTADGHIRGGRDTEVLYLVDGLPIQDAMMGGQSSDLPNASVVELTVQTGGFNAEYGNAMSGIVNVVTKSGSDHFQAWLRALDDRLGIEESNHLREYEVLASGPLKRERATYFVSSNLRLSDTRWWQDMVPVFGSPIEKNLNLVAKVNADVTRDLRTVCQLLYSDWDWHDYEYRWRYNLAGLPPRWKQSYRVSATLTHTPKKWLFYTLNLGRYFVHHRMGQGDKSQVDPSQAFQYELPWYYFIISGRRLWWQEARQTTYVAKADLTAQLGEIHQVKCGGELQYFDLYNDLVKYEPQKTFWGRPLIDRPLLNFSSTYRYRPWQAALYAQDKIDNGLFVANIGLRYDVLNPRAERPVVEWIPVTQEEFRQEVKAWVPASLKHQLSPRLGLSFPVGSSGFFFVNFGYFFQVPLFDYMYTGLHFDLKKGIRLLYGNPDLKPERTKAYEFSYKHTLWQDVLVSLTYFQKEMSGLVDTKTFLATDSKAEDDGFTQYVNLPAARSSGLEVVAEKRYSAYCSGKVSYTYMLARGYSGNAQQGLNYFMWGFEVPNQEYYLSWDQRHTLVVEGFVGKPRRWGVNVVWRWNSPRPYTYYPSRTGILPDLTTKLIPNNRRMSKVAYLDVKFSTDLRLAGWVTLSCYLDVRNILDRANILWVASDGKPGGELGDPSAWDVGRRVNLGVRLVFGTQG
- the polX gene encoding DNA polymerase/3'-5' exonuclease PolX, with amino-acid sequence MTNQEIARILLHIADILDIQGENPFKVRAYVRAAQTLDGLTYEVSTMSDPAQLRELPGIGEAIAKKIHELLTTGTLRYYEELKQSPYAKLTDLLRIPGMGPKHVRLVYDELGVSTIEQLKEAAEQGKLRGLPGLGEKSEQKILEGIQQVLRFQERLPLGYVLPQAKAIVESLQQVNEVQQASLAGSLRRMKETVADVDVLVASSQPEPVMEAFTHLPQVEKVLSKGSTKSSVLTKDGFQVDLRVVPPESFGAAQHYFTGSKAHNIHIRSLGVDRGLKINEYGVFKGEELVGGASEEEVFAAVGLPWIPPELREDQGEIEAAAQGRLPHLVSHQDLRGDLHVHTNWTDGADTIADMAAAAQAKGYTYLAVCDHSPTVGITNGLTPERLLAQMAEIDSLNQRLAAAGNPFRILKGIEVDIKPDGTLDLPDDLLARLDIVVAAVHTRFNLSAEEMTRRIVRAIENPVVDIIAHPTGRLIGRREAYQVDVDALIEACRACNKVLELNAYPERLDLSDLNCRKAKEKGVKVAISTDAHRTGNLEWMAYGVATARRGWLEPQDVLNCLALEEFMAWLQR
- a CDS encoding exo-alpha-sialidase, with the protein product MLRVERIWDKAPHNAFTDLIRFRGQWFCLCREGQDHISFDGVLRVLHSKNARRWRPAALLNVPEADLRDGKFSVTPDGSLMLIAGARRGTEPASFASLVWFSRDGHHWSGPTEVADPNYWLWRVTWHNDTCYGIGYSCGPEHNTRLYLSHDGRTFTTLVARVYDLDYANESSLVFVDGDTMLCLLRRDPEQGLLGVAGPPYTQWRWLPLGVRIGGPCMVRLPDGRLLAAVRLYDERMRTALCWIDPQRGTLEEFLTLPSGGDTSYPGLVWHKKRLWVSYYSSHEEKTAVYLAQVALPPRGE